GGAGCCTGGCCCAGGCCCTAAAGTGGGTGATCGGGCTGCTGCGGCCAGACCATATCACGCTGGTCGGCCCGGTGGTGGATTACGGCGACCTGTTCCTAAAGCACGTGCGGGACGCGCTAAAGGCGCAACTTCCGGCGGGCTGGCTGGACTCGGTCGCGATTTCACTGGTCACCGCCGACCATTTGAGCGCGAACGGAGCGGTCACCCTGGCGATCCAGAAAGAGATGGGGATCCCATGAACCGAACGCTCGGCGTCCTCACCAACAACGCAAACCACGTCTTCCAGCGGAGCGTGATCAACGGCGTGCGCGAAATCGCGCGGCAGGCGCAGCTGGACGTACAGGTCAACGCCCTGGAGGACGCGCCGCTGGATTGGCAGGGGATGGACGCGATTGTGATCATCGCGAATGTGTGCAGCGACAGCCAAATCGAGATGATGCATGCCGCCGGCAAGCCGGTGACGCTGGTAAGCCATCACATCCCGCACCTCCCTATCCCATCACTGGCCGCCAACAACGACGAAGGCGTGCGTCAACTGGTGCGCCATCTGGTGATGGACTGCGGACGGCGCGACATCGTGGTGATCCGCGGCGACATGACGCAGATCGACGCGGTGGAACGCGAGACGGCGCTGCGGCGCGAGATGATGCGCTGCGGCTTAGTCCTGCGCGAAGAATTGTTTATCCGCGGGGATTTTGAGCCGAACATCGCGCGCGAATCCCTGACTGCACTGCTTGAACTGCGACCGGTCGATTATGATGCGATCATCGCTGCCGACTATCTGATGGGCGTGGCGGCGATGGAAGTTCTGGCCTTTGCTCAGATCGATGTCCCGCGGCGGCTCAGCGTGGTCGGGTTCGGCGACGGAACCGAAGCGCAGGCGGCCGGGCTGACCACGGTCGCGGCGGACGTGATCGAACTGGGACGGCGAGCAGCGCGCCAGATCGTCGGACAGCTTAACGGCCTGCAGATCATCGGCCAAACGTTATTCAGCACCCAACTCATCGTGAGAAAGTCGAGTGTTCCATGACCACCACCCTGGAAACAGAAATCCGCGAACAACCCTCGGTCCTGGCACGCATGCTGGACACGCAGACGGCGACGGCGCGGGCATTTGCCAACGCCGTGCGCGCGTTCAAGCCGGCCTTCGTGTGCATCGCCGCACGCGGCACGTCCGACAACGCGGCGCGCTACGCACAGTATGTATGGGGCACGAAATGTGGGCTGGTCACCGGACTGGCGACGCCATCAATCCATACCCTGTATGACGCGAAGCCAGACTACAGCCGCGCGCTGGTGGTCGGTATTTCGCAAAGCGGCGCCTCCGTGGACATCCGCGCAGTCCTGGAAGATGCGCGAGCGCAAGGGGCGCTGACGCTGAGCATGACCAACGATTCACAGTCACCGCTGGCACAGGCCACCGAGTTTCATATCGACCTGAGCGCCGGAGTCGAGCGCAGCGTAGCCGCGACCAAGACTTATACGTCGGAATTGGCGGCGGTCGCGCTGATCGCCACGGCGCTGAACGAGAACGCCGACGACGCGCGCGCCCTCGCACAAATGCCGGACTGGGCGGCTCAGACGCTAACGTTAAGCGAAAGAATCGACGCGACGCCGTTCACCTATATGCCGAATTTCGCCAGCGTCGCGCGGGGTTACAACTACGCGACGGCCTTTGAGATCACACTGAAGATCCAAGAGCTGTGCTATGTGACCGGCACCGGATACAGCGAGGCTGATTTCCGGCACGGCCCAATCGCAATCATACAACCGGCCTTTCCAATTATCACGGTCGCCCCGAGCGGCGCCACGCTAGCGGGGATGCTCGACCTGCTCGACAAACTGGCAGCGCGGCAAGCGCGGCCGCTGGTGATCTCCGACTCGGCTGACGCTCTGGCAAAAGCGGCGGTGCCGATGGCGATTCCGGCAGGCATCCCGGAATGGCTGACGCCGATCGTCGCAGTAATCCCCGGCCAACTTTTCGCACTACGGCTGGCGATTGCCAAGGGCCACAGCGTCGATACGCCGCGCGGACTGACGAAAGTCACGGTGACGCGCTAGCGATTAGCCGTTAGCTGTTAGCTAAAAGCGAACTTCGAACTGCGACCTGCAAATAACGAAAAACAGACAGGGAATTGCGGTCCGTGATTGGCGAAAAACAGAACTTCGTCGGGTCCGCGGCGGCGACAAGCAAGCGGAAATACACCTCCTCCATAGTCGGAAACGAGACCATGACCGGCAGCCTGTGAAGGCCAATGCGGTCAGACGATGGCCATCAGCTGAACATGGAGCGCTGCTGCGGCCTGTGTTGAAGACAGAATAGCACAAACCGCGGGCGAATCAGAAACAAATGTTCGAACAAATGTTCGAACATTTGTTCGAACAGATTCTGCGCCTCAAAGTGTGTCGCTGCGCAGCTTCCAACCGGCGGCGATCCGCGAGAGCGTATCGTATAGCGAGAGGACGCCGCTGGCTGCGTCATGGGCTTCACAGCAGCAGGCTCCCGTCGCACAGAACCAGGAGGCTGCGGTCTGAATCGACTCGCCGCGCAGTAAAGCAGCGATCAAGCCGGCATAACCCGCGTCCCCGGCGCCGGTCGTACCCTGGACATCCACCTGATAGGCCCGGTGGTAGACTTCCGCAGCGTCCGACTCGGGGAGCCGGAGGCCGCCGGGACGCAGGCGCGCGAGGCGTGACTCGTCGGCGCATTTCAGGTAGACGCCGCGGTGACCCAATTTGAAACCGACGATGGCCGGACCGAAGGCGAGCAATTCAGCGGCAAATTCACGGAGGTAAGGAAGAGTCACCGCGTCGATGGCGTTCCCCTTCCAGCGCTCAAAATCAGGGCGGCGAAGCGTGAAGAGCGCCTCGTCGATGCTAGGGATAAAAATGTCGACATGCGGCAGCGCGTTTTTGAAGACGCGGCGCCAGTCGACCTGACCGGCGTCGGAGTTAGGGTCTGGCAGCGTCATATCGAGCGAGGTGGCCGCGCCGGATTTGTGAGCGAGCTTGAAGACTTTTGTCAGACCCGCGCCATCGTTTTCGACCAGGCGTGGCAAGAGCGGGGGGTAGCCGAGGTGGAAGATCCTGGTGCCTCGCATGGCGGCCGGGTCAAGATCGGAGGCGGTGAAGGTGGCGTTGTTGCCGGTAAAGTGGAGAAAGACGCGATCACTACCGCGCGGCGAAAGAACGACCGTGTAGGAACTTGAAGTCCCGGCGCTGACGGTAATCAGCTCGACCAGACGCGGGTCGCGCGCGCGGAGGACGTCCAGAATGGCGCGGCCAACCAGGTCATCGCCGACCGAGGACATCAGACCGACGTTGACGCCGAGGCGATGCAGCGCGAGACCGGTATTGGAGACGGCGCCGCCGGTCGCCACGCCCAACTGGCCGATTTCGTAGAGCTTGCCGGGAATGGCGAGCGATTCGAGGGGCAAGTAAGGCATCTCTGGAAAGAGGTCGAGGCAAAGATGGCCGCCGACAATCGCATCAAACATGACTAACCTTCCACGACCGGCACGCGCTTGATGGCGGGATCGGTGAATAAGTCGTTTTCGTCGGTACTGCGCGTGCTGAACTCGCTGACAACCGCGCCGTCCGGCCCGCCCTGGAACCAGTGCCAGGTTTCGGGATAAATGGTGTACTGTTCGCCGGGGCGAAGGATGACTTCGTGCCAGACGGTATAGGTCGAGGCGCGATTTGGGGGTGGAACGGCCCGAGGGTTGGGGGCCGGGTCGCCAGTGACATAGAGGTAGACCTCACCCCAGCGGCAGCGGAAGGTTTCTTCTTTGCCGGGTTGATCGCCCACCTGCGGGTGGAAATGTTGGGGACAGGTCTGGTGCGGGAGCAGTATGAGTTCTTTGGCACAGCAGCGCTGGGTGTTGATATAGGTCACGAGGGCCAGGCCGGTGGTTTCAAACTCACCGAGGCCGAGGTCGGCGATTTCGATATTCGCGGCTTCCGCCGGGGTCAGAACGATGCCGGCGCGGTCGAGATAGGAACGGGCGAGGGTCTGATAGTGGTGATGTTGTTCGCGTGTGATGGGCATAGTCGAACTCTCCTGTACGCGCCGACAAATAAGAACAAGTCCTGTCGCTACGAATACCCTTTGCGGCTATGCATCTTGTGGGTGTGGAGGCGCTGCCTCCACACCTCCGCGAGAGGGTCGCCCCTCTCGACTCCGTCAACGGCGAATTGAACAGGCAAGCCCGTTCAATTCGCCATGGGAAGTGCGGGAGTGCAAACGTCTGCCGGGGTTTGGGGTACCCTCCACCCAACAAAGTGCATAACACGCTCCTGAGAGAAGTGCCAGGCTGCCTGACGCCATTTGGAGACACAGCGGCCGGACACTTTCTGTTCCAGCTATAAGTTTACCGCCTGGCCGGACTTCCCGCTTTCCAGCGCGGCGGTGAGGACGCGGTGATGCTGCGCCGTCTCATCGGGCGTGGCGCAGTGGGTCGGCTGGCGCATGCCGTCGCGACCGTGCGCCCACTGGTCACAGAAGGCAGCCCACATTTGAAGCAAGGAGTCACTGAAGCCGAACTCGAAGATGCCGCCGGTGATGGTCGGATAGGCGGTCTCGTAGCCGAGGTCGAGATGCGTCCAGGCTTGCTCGGCGCCCGGCGTGTAGCTCATGGTTTTGAGGGTCTTGGGGAACTTGGTCGAAAACTCGGCGCTGAACTGGGTGCCGACGATGCGGATCATCCAGGTATTGGTGTCACCCGGAGAGATCCGGTAGGTCCTGAGGGTGAGCGGGAAGTGCTGATCGGCGGTTTGAACGTCGGCGACGATGGTGGCATTGTCCCAGGTCTCGCAGGGGACGAGAGCGCCGGAAGCATCGGGACGCTGGCGCACGATGTTTTGCAGGGAGGCATAGACGCGATGAGGCATCCAGCCGGCGCGCAGGGGGATGTGCAGCGTGTGCATGCCGAGATCGCCCATGCAGCCATATTCGCCGTTGACCGCGACCATGCGCTTCCAGTTGATTTTTTTGGTCGGGTCGAGGTCGCTGCTGTGGAAGAAACTGCAGGAGGCTTCGATGATCTGACCAAAACGGCCCTCGCGGAGGTGACGCATGATACGCTGTGAGCCGGGGTAGAACGGAAATTCGGACGAGCAGGCGACGGTCAGATCGGGACGCGCGGCGATCTCGGCGGTGATCTGCGCGTTGGCGGCGGCGTCAATGCCGAAGGGCTTTTCGCCCAGAAGATGCTTGCCGGCGCGGAGGATGTCGGTATAGACCTGGGCATGAAGGTTGTGCGGCACGGCACAGTAGATGGCGTCGACGTCCGGGCTGTCGAGCAGGTCGCGATAGTCGGCTGACTTCACGCGGATGGTGTCGAAATTGTCCTCGAACCAGTTAAAGAGCGCGGGGTTGGTATCGCAAATGCCGGTGATCACCGGGGCGACCTCCAGATTGAGGAGGTGGCACCAGCGCGCGGCGGCGCTGCCGAACTCGCGCCCCATCAGGCCGAGCCCGATGATACCAAAGCGAAGGGGTTTCCTGGCGGACATACAGATCCTTTCAAGCGCCGGGTGATACAGGAGAGACGTGCGGCTATTGGCTGACCAGCAACGATTGAGCCTGTTCAGGCGTCAGTCCCTCGTGGACGACC
The nucleotide sequence above comes from Candidatus Flexicrinis proximus. Encoded proteins:
- a CDS encoding substrate-binding domain-containing protein — protein: MNRTLGVLTNNANHVFQRSVINGVREIARQAQLDVQVNALEDAPLDWQGMDAIVIIANVCSDSQIEMMHAAGKPVTLVSHHIPHLPIPSLAANNDEGVRQLVRHLVMDCGRRDIVVIRGDMTQIDAVERETALRREMMRCGLVLREELFIRGDFEPNIARESLTALLELRPVDYDAIIAADYLMGVAAMEVLAFAQIDVPRRLSVVGFGDGTEAQAAGLTTVAADVIELGRRAARQIVGQLNGLQIIGQTLFSTQLIVRKSSVP
- a CDS encoding SIS domain-containing protein, yielding MTTTLETEIREQPSVLARMLDTQTATARAFANAVRAFKPAFVCIAARGTSDNAARYAQYVWGTKCGLVTGLATPSIHTLYDAKPDYSRALVVGISQSGASVDIRAVLEDARAQGALTLSMTNDSQSPLAQATEFHIDLSAGVERSVAATKTYTSELAAVALIATALNENADDARALAQMPDWAAQTLTLSERIDATPFTYMPNFASVARGYNYATAFEITLKIQELCYVTGTGYSEADFRHGPIAIIQPAFPIITVAPSGATLAGMLDLLDKLAARQARPLVISDSADALAKAAVPMAIPAGIPEWLTPIVAVIPGQLFALRLAIAKGHSVDTPRGLTKVTVTR
- a CDS encoding carbohydrate kinase family protein; the protein is MFDAIVGGHLCLDLFPEMPYLPLESLAIPGKLYEIGQLGVATGGAVSNTGLALHRLGVNVGLMSSVGDDLVGRAILDVLRARDPRLVELITVSAGTSSSYTVVLSPRGSDRVFLHFTGNNATFTASDLDPAAMRGTRIFHLGYPPLLPRLVENDGAGLTKVFKLAHKSGAATSLDMTLPDPNSDAGQVDWRRVFKNALPHVDIFIPSIDEALFTLRRPDFERWKGNAIDAVTLPYLREFAAELLAFGPAIVGFKLGHRGVYLKCADESRLARLRPGGLRLPESDAAEVYHRAYQVDVQGTTGAGDAGYAGLIAALLRGESIQTAASWFCATGACCCEAHDAASGVLSLYDTLSRIAAGWKLRSDTL
- a CDS encoding D-lyxose/D-mannose family sugar isomerase, with protein sequence MPITREQHHHYQTLARSYLDRAGIVLTPAEAANIEIADLGLGEFETTGLALVTYINTQRCCAKELILLPHQTCPQHFHPQVGDQPGKEETFRCRWGEVYLYVTGDPAPNPRAVPPPNRASTYTVWHEVILRPGEQYTIYPETWHWFQGGPDGAVVSEFSTRSTDENDLFTDPAIKRVPVVEG
- a CDS encoding Gfo/Idh/MocA family oxidoreductase, which encodes MSARKPLRFGIIGLGLMGREFGSAAARWCHLLNLEVAPVITGICDTNPALFNWFEDNFDTIRVKSADYRDLLDSPDVDAIYCAVPHNLHAQVYTDILRAGKHLLGEKPFGIDAAANAQITAEIAARPDLTVACSSEFPFYPGSQRIMRHLREGRFGQIIEASCSFFHSSDLDPTKKINWKRMVAVNGEYGCMGDLGMHTLHIPLRAGWMPHRVYASLQNIVRQRPDASGALVPCETWDNATIVADVQTADQHFPLTLRTYRISPGDTNTWMIRIVGTQFSAEFSTKFPKTLKTMSYTPGAEQAWTHLDLGYETAYPTITGGIFEFGFSDSLLQMWAAFCDQWAHGRDGMRQPTHCATPDETAQHHRVLTAALESGKSGQAVNL